A stretch of the Capsicum annuum cultivar UCD-10X-F1 chromosome 10, UCD10Xv1.1, whole genome shotgun sequence genome encodes the following:
- the LOC107854508 gene encoding cysteine-rich receptor-like protein kinase 10 isoform X3: protein MSPEYVMYGQYSIKSDVFSFGVLTLEIVSGNKNSSFCESNEANDLLSHAWKHWKEDTPLELIDSTLEDCYSRIEVLRCIQIGLLCVQKDAHKRPTMGSIVLMLSSNSITLPNPQRPAFFASSKTGIQPKEYTFHEYSSTSSMYIDEESVTKTFTKDV, encoded by the exons ATGTCCCCTGAATATGTAATGTATGGCCAATACTCTATCAAGTCTGATGTCTTCAGCTTTGGGGTTTTAACTTTGGAGATTGTAAGTGGCAACAAAAATAGTTCCTTCTGTGAATCAAATGAAGCTAATGACCTCCTTAGTCAT GCTTGGAAACACTGGAAGGAAGATACACCTTTGGAATTGATTGATTCAACACTAGAAGATTGTTATTCAAGAATTGAAGTTCTTAGGTGCATCCAAATTGGACTATTGTGTGTACAAAAAGATGCACATAAAAGACCTACAATGGGTTCAATTGTTCTAATGCTTAGCAGTAATTCAATAACTTTGCCAAATCCTCAAAGACCAGCATTTTTTGCTAGTAGTAAAACAGGTATCCAACCCAAAGAGTACACATTTCATGAATATTCTTCAACTTCAAGCATGTATATAGATGAAGAATCAGTTACAAAAACCTTCACAAAAGATGTTTGA
- the LOC107854508 gene encoding cysteine-rich receptor-like protein kinase 10 isoform X1: MMSPKNFHIFYNIFFTYLCLFISATSFDYDCHTSFTFYTQNNISSTYKHNLNTLLSTLSTNARTNQNGFFNSISSRRRDNPSSETAYGLFLCRGDVSTNVCKKCVDTATKDIVRLCPLEKEAVVFYDYCMLRYSDNNIFGIYNQYFIFSKSDNSRNVTEPERFYKILAYLMNELTTLVVNDDRKGKKFATQEANFTASQKVYALAQCTPDISSDTCKACLSQAISGLPTSCKKSKSCKVVLLNCFIWYEFFLFYNSKASAAPLVQNTPPPQIISENDHRRNWIFSARTIIAIAVPVISIVFIILIVGLSCFRRKAKGRKGKPKDINEVRSNTKSLRYEFGVIQDATNNFSIGNRIGQGGFGDVYKGKLPNGQEIAVKRLSQSSNQGSEEFKSEVVLVAKLQHRSLVRLLGFCLQGVERILIYEFVPNKSLDYYLFDRERKGPLNWEIRLKIIRRIARGLLYLHEDCPLKIVHRDLKPSNILLDVEMNPKISDFGMARIFGAHQTQGNTMRVVGTYGYMSPEYVMYGQYSIKSDVFSFGVLTLEIVSGNKNSSFCESNEANDLLSHAWKHWKEDTPLELIDSTLEDCYSRIEVLRCIQIGLLCVQKDAHKRPTMGSIVLMLSSNSITLPNPQRPAFFASSKTGIQPKEYTFHEYSSTSSMYIDEESVTKTFTKDV; encoded by the exons ATGATGTCTCCCAAAAACTTTCATATTTTCtacaatattttcttcacttATCTCTGCTTGTTCATCTCTGCAACCTCTTTTGATTACGATTGTCACACATCATTTACTTTCTACACACAAAATAATATCTCTTCTACTTACAAACACAACCTTAATACCCTTCTTTCAACTCTGTCCACAAACGCTAGAACAAATCAAAATGGATTCTTCAATTCCATATCTAGTCGTCGCCGCGACAACCCTAGTTCAGAAACAGCCTACGGGCTGTTTCTATGTCGCGGCGACGTGTCTACTAACGTTTGTAAAAAATGTGTTGACACTGCTACTAAAGATATAGTGAGATTATGTCCACTTGAAAAAGAGGCTGTGGTTTTTTATGATTATTGTATGTTACGTTATTCAGACAACAATATTTTTGGAATATATAAtcagtatttcattttttctAAGTCTGATAATAGCCGTAACGTTACTGAACCAGAAAGATTTTACAAGATCCTGGCTTATTTGATGAATGAATTGACAACTCTTGTCGTTAATGATGATCGAAAAGGCAAGAAATTTGCAACCCAGGAAGCTAATTTTACCGCCTCCCAAAAG GTATATGCACTAGCACAGTGCACACCAGATATATCAAGTGATACTTGTAAAGCATGTCTATCACAAGCAATCTCCGGATTGCCAACTTCAtgtaaaaaatcaaaaagttgtAAAGTGGTCCTTTTAAATTGTTTTATTTGGTatgaattttttctcttttacaaTTCCAAAGCCTCTGCTGCACCATTGGTCCAAAACACCCCTCCTCCTCAAATAATTTCTGAAAATGATCATAGAAGAAATTGGATATTTTCAGCAAGAACAATTATTGCTATTGCTGTTCCAGTAATTTCCATAGTGTTTATCATTTTGATTGTGGGACTCAGTTGCTTCAGAAGGAAAGCAAAGGGTAGAAAGGGTAAACCGAAAG ATATAAATGAAGTACGCTCTAATACCAAATCCTTGCGTTATGAATTTGGTGTTATTCAAGATGCCACAAATAACTTTTCCATTGGAAATAGAATTGGCCAAGGTGGATTTGGTGATGTCTACAAG GGTAAACTTCCAAATGGACAAGAGATTGCTGTGAAAAGGCTTTCACAAAGCTCAAATCAAGGATCAGAGGAATTTAAGAGTGAAGTTGTACTTGTTGCTAAGCTCCAACATAGGAGCTTAGTGAGGCTATTGGGATTTTGTCTACAAGGAGTCGAAAGGATACTCATCTATGAGTTTGTGCCCAACAAGAGCCTTGACTACTACTTATTTG ATCGTGAGAGAAAAGGGCCATTGAATTGGGAAATTCGTTTGAAGATTATAAGGAGGATTGCACGTGGACTACTTTACCTTCATGAAGATTGTCCTTTAAAAATTGTGCATCGTGATCTCAAGCCAAGTAATATATTGTTAGATGTAGAAATGAATCCAAAAATATCAGATTTTGGAATGGCTAGGATTTTTGGAGCTCATCAAACTCAAGGTAACACAATGAGGGTAGTTGGAACATA TGGATATATGTCCCCTGAATATGTAATGTATGGCCAATACTCTATCAAGTCTGATGTCTTCAGCTTTGGGGTTTTAACTTTGGAGATTGTAAGTGGCAACAAAAATAGTTCCTTCTGTGAATCAAATGAAGCTAATGACCTCCTTAGTCAT GCTTGGAAACACTGGAAGGAAGATACACCTTTGGAATTGATTGATTCAACACTAGAAGATTGTTATTCAAGAATTGAAGTTCTTAGGTGCATCCAAATTGGACTATTGTGTGTACAAAAAGATGCACATAAAAGACCTACAATGGGTTCAATTGTTCTAATGCTTAGCAGTAATTCAATAACTTTGCCAAATCCTCAAAGACCAGCATTTTTTGCTAGTAGTAAAACAGGTATCCAACCCAAAGAGTACACATTTCATGAATATTCTTCAACTTCAAGCATGTATATAGATGAAGAATCAGTTACAAAAACCTTCACAAAAGATGTTTGA
- the LOC107854508 gene encoding cysteine-rich receptor-like protein kinase 10 isoform X2, with translation MNPKISDFGMARIFGAHQTQGNTMRVVGTYGYMSPEYVMYGQYSIKSDVFSFGVLTLEIVSGNKNSSFCESNEANDLLSHAWKHWKEDTPLELIDSTLEDCYSRIEVLRCIQIGLLCVQKDAHKRPTMGSIVLMLSSNSITLPNPQRPAFFASSKTGIQPKEYTFHEYSSTSSMYIDEESVTKTFTKDV, from the exons ATGAATCCAAAAATATCAGATTTTGGAATGGCTAGGATTTTTGGAGCTCATCAAACTCAAGGTAACACAATGAGGGTAGTTGGAACATA TGGATATATGTCCCCTGAATATGTAATGTATGGCCAATACTCTATCAAGTCTGATGTCTTCAGCTTTGGGGTTTTAACTTTGGAGATTGTAAGTGGCAACAAAAATAGTTCCTTCTGTGAATCAAATGAAGCTAATGACCTCCTTAGTCAT GCTTGGAAACACTGGAAGGAAGATACACCTTTGGAATTGATTGATTCAACACTAGAAGATTGTTATTCAAGAATTGAAGTTCTTAGGTGCATCCAAATTGGACTATTGTGTGTACAAAAAGATGCACATAAAAGACCTACAATGGGTTCAATTGTTCTAATGCTTAGCAGTAATTCAATAACTTTGCCAAATCCTCAAAGACCAGCATTTTTTGCTAGTAGTAAAACAGGTATCCAACCCAAAGAGTACACATTTCATGAATATTCTTCAACTTCAAGCATGTATATAGATGAAGAATCAGTTACAAAAACCTTCACAAAAGATGTTTGA